A genomic stretch from Deltaproteobacteria bacterium includes:
- the mlaD gene encoding outer membrane lipid asymmetry maintenance protein MlaD has protein sequence MTRAPLRDLLVGLFVLAGLGAIAYLSLSVGGLSARGPGGLMVFADFDEIGGLKPRAQVVISGVKVGQVASIALDDNYRARVKMDLDARLKLPIDTSASIVTSGLLGDRYVSLQLGGEPETLKPGDRIAMTESAVVLERLIGKLVYGGDRGKTE, from the coding sequence ATGACCCGGGCACCGTTGCGGGACCTCCTCGTCGGCCTCTTCGTCCTCGCCGGGCTCGGCGCGATCGCCTACCTGTCGCTCAGCGTCGGCGGCCTGTCCGCGCGGGGCCCGGGCGGGCTCATGGTGTTCGCCGACTTCGACGAGATCGGCGGGCTCAAGCCGCGGGCGCAGGTGGTGATCTCGGGGGTGAAGGTCGGGCAGGTCGCCTCCATCGCGCTGGACGACAATTACCGAGCTCGGGTAAAGATGGATCTCGATGCGCGGCTCAAGTTGCCGATCGACACCTCCGCCTCGATCGTGACCTCGGGACTCCTGGGCGATCGCTACGTTTCTCTCCAGCTCGGCGGGGAGCCGGAGACCCTCAAGCCCGGGGACCGGATCGCGATGACCGAGTCCGCCGTCGTGCTGGAACGTCTCATCGGCAAGCTCGTCTACGGCGGCGATCGCGGGAAGACCGAGTAG